Proteins from one Mycobacterium adipatum genomic window:
- a CDS encoding 2,3-butanediol dehydrogenase — protein sequence MKAAVYYGPNKVDVTEVPEPEPGPGTVKVRVGFNGICGTDLHEYYAGPIFVPTEPHPLTGQQLPVVMGHEFSGTITALGAGVRGWAEGDRVAIEPIYRCGRCGPCQAGNYNICAQIGFHGLMSDGGMAEYTVVPTDMLHKLPDNVSLELGALVEPMSVAYHAATLGDAHPGDTAMVFGAGPIGIGLWFALRGKGIEDTFVVEPSATRRAAIETLGARTLDPAAIDVPSFIADHTGGRGAGAVYDAAGVAPAVETALACVGARKAMVSVAIYEKPLTTPLLNLVMNESRIQGSLCYTAADFEAVIGLMARGAYDTTGWVTAIGIDDVVDEGFEALHAGAKMKVLVDPAN from the coding sequence ATGAAAGCAGCTGTGTACTACGGGCCGAACAAGGTCGACGTGACGGAGGTACCCGAGCCGGAACCGGGGCCGGGCACCGTCAAGGTGCGGGTGGGGTTCAACGGCATCTGCGGCACTGACCTGCACGAATACTATGCCGGACCGATCTTCGTGCCGACCGAACCGCATCCGCTGACCGGGCAGCAGCTGCCGGTCGTGATGGGTCACGAGTTCTCCGGGACCATCACCGCGCTCGGCGCCGGCGTCCGGGGCTGGGCCGAAGGCGACCGGGTGGCGATCGAACCGATCTACCGCTGTGGCAGGTGCGGGCCCTGTCAGGCCGGCAACTACAACATCTGCGCACAGATCGGCTTTCACGGTTTGATGTCCGACGGCGGGATGGCCGAGTACACCGTGGTACCCACCGACATGCTGCACAAGCTGCCCGACAATGTGTCGCTGGAATTGGGCGCCTTGGTCGAGCCGATGTCGGTGGCCTACCACGCGGCGACGCTCGGCGATGCGCATCCCGGCGACACCGCCATGGTGTTCGGTGCGGGACCGATCGGAATCGGCTTGTGGTTTGCGTTGCGCGGCAAGGGGATCGAGGACACCTTTGTGGTGGAGCCGTCTGCCACGCGCCGCGCCGCCATCGAGACGCTGGGTGCCCGCACCCTCGATCCGGCGGCGATCGACGTGCCGTCCTTCATTGCCGATCACACCGGCGGGCGGGGCGCCGGTGCGGTGTACGACGCCGCCGGGGTGGCCCCCGCGGTGGAAACCGCGCTGGCCTGCGTCGGTGCACGAAAGGCCATGGTGAGCGTCGCGATCTACGAGAAGCCGCTGACCACCCCACTGCTCAATCTGGTGATGAACGAATCCCGGATCCAGGGCTCATTGTGTTACACCGCAGCAGATTTCGAAGCCGTCATCGGTCTGATGGCGCGCGGCGCCTACGACACCACCGGGTGGGTTACCGCCATCGGCATCGATGACGTCGTCGACGAGGGCTTCGAGGCCCTGCATGCCGGAGCCAAAATGAAGGTTCTGGTCGATCCAGCCAACTGA
- a CDS encoding FAD-dependent oxidoreductase gives MRKIRVAVIGAGPAGIYASDILTSEYEAARVDLFDRLPAPYGLVRYGVAPDHPRIKEIIKALRRVLSRPEIRFIGNVHYGTDLTLTELRRHYDAVIFSTGARRDRPLDIPGIDLPGSYGAADFVSWYDGHPDAPRSWPLEARDVAVLGAGNVALDIARMLAKPADEQLGTEIAGNVYRGLALNKATDIHVFARRGPAQIKFSPMEFRELSHSPSVDVIVHPEGFEIDEASQKAINSTKSIKLVVDTMMKYMDREPTGAAHRIHIHLCQSPVAVLGTDAVAGLRTERTELMGDGNVRGTGEFTDWPVQAVYRAVGYQSSHLADLPFDHHAAVVPNDAGRVLDSDWTVIEATYVTGWVKRGPIGLIGHTKSDAAETIASLLADLPNIPGPEVGDPDAILAHLAGSGVDYTTWAEWERLDAHEVALGAEQGRDRVKVVPRDEMISAGRRPPMPR, from the coding sequence ATGCGAAAGATCCGGGTTGCGGTCATCGGGGCCGGTCCCGCCGGCATCTATGCCTCGGACATCCTGACCAGCGAGTACGAGGCCGCCAGAGTTGATCTGTTCGATCGGCTGCCGGCGCCGTACGGGCTGGTCCGCTACGGTGTCGCGCCGGACCATCCGCGGATCAAGGAGATCATCAAGGCGTTGCGCCGGGTGTTGTCCCGTCCCGAGATCAGGTTCATCGGCAACGTGCACTACGGCACCGACCTCACGCTGACCGAGCTGCGCCGCCACTACGACGCCGTGATCTTCTCCACCGGTGCGCGCCGCGACCGGCCACTGGACATCCCCGGGATCGACCTACCCGGCAGCTACGGTGCCGCGGATTTCGTGTCCTGGTACGACGGACATCCCGATGCGCCGCGCAGCTGGCCGCTGGAAGCCCGCGACGTCGCCGTGCTCGGTGCCGGCAACGTCGCCCTCGACATCGCCCGGATGCTGGCCAAACCCGCCGATGAGCAACTCGGCACCGAGATCGCCGGCAACGTCTACCGGGGGCTGGCGTTGAACAAGGCGACCGACATCCACGTCTTCGCCCGGCGGGGCCCGGCCCAGATCAAGTTCTCGCCCATGGAGTTCCGGGAGCTGTCGCACTCCCCGAGCGTGGACGTCATCGTGCATCCGGAAGGTTTCGAGATCGACGAGGCCAGCCAGAAGGCCATCAACTCGACCAAGTCGATCAAGCTCGTCGTCGACACCATGATGAAGTACATGGACCGCGAGCCCACCGGCGCAGCGCACCGAATCCACATCCACCTGTGCCAGTCGCCGGTCGCCGTGCTCGGCACCGATGCCGTCGCGGGGTTGCGCACCGAACGTACCGAGCTGATGGGCGACGGGAATGTCAGGGGGACAGGGGAATTCACCGACTGGCCGGTGCAGGCCGTCTACCGTGCGGTCGGATACCAGTCCTCGCACCTGGCCGACCTGCCGTTCGACCACCACGCCGCAGTGGTGCCCAACGACGCAGGCCGGGTGCTGGACTCGGACTGGACGGTGATCGAGGCCACCTACGTCACCGGATGGGTCAAGCGCGGTCCGATCGGACTGATCGGGCACACCAAATCCGATGCGGCCGAGACGATCGCCAGCCTGTTGGCCGACCTGCCCAATATCCCCGGACCGGAGGTCGGCGACCCGGACGCCATCCTGGCGCACCTGGCGGGCAGCGGGGTGGACTACACCACCTGGGCCGAGTGGGAACGCCTGGACGCGCACGAGGTCGCCCTCGGCGCCGAGCAGGGCCGCGACCGGGTCAAGGTGGTGCCCCGCGACGAGATGATCAGCGCAGGTAGGCGTCCGCCCATGCCCCGATGA
- a CDS encoding DUF732 domain-containing protein, with the protein MMVKKTWTAVLIASAAALTFATPAHADPDSDFARELHTYGIYGQKDFNAWIGKIACKRLDRGVDVTAQDSAKFVSDQLLRGSSTEQAYQFLGAAMNYYCPDKRVLLTQ; encoded by the coding sequence ATGATGGTGAAGAAGACCTGGACCGCCGTGCTGATCGCCAGTGCGGCCGCGCTCACGTTCGCGACTCCCGCTCACGCGGACCCGGACAGTGATTTCGCCAGGGAGCTACACACCTACGGGATCTACGGGCAGAAGGACTTCAACGCCTGGATCGGCAAGATCGCCTGCAAACGCCTGGACCGCGGCGTCGACGTCACCGCCCAGGACTCGGCGAAGTTCGTCTCCGATCAGCTGCTGCGCGGCTCCAGCACCGAACAGGCCTACCAATTCCTCGGCGCGGCAATGAACTACTACTGCCCCGACAAACGCGTCCTGCTCACCCAGTAG
- a CDS encoding RND family transporter, producing the protein MSERSEPRTDAIPVAEPQHRGGIAKWVRTLALPIIIGWVVIIGFLNVSVPQLEEVGQMRSVSMSPSNAPSVIATKRVGTVFEEFTSDSSIMIVLEADHKLDEADRDFYKAMIAKLETDPIHVQHIQDFWGDPLTASGAQSADGQSTYVQVYTAGNQGEALANESIEAVQDIVYGMQAPPGLKVYVTGPAALQADQQIAGDRSMRMIEALTFTVIIVMLLLIYRSFITMLVTIVMVMFSLLAARGVVAFLGYHEIIGLSTFATSLLVTLAIAASTDYAIFLLGRYQEARGDGEDRESAYYTMFHGTAHVVLGSGLTIAGATFCLHFTNMPYFVTLGIPLAVGMTVVVLVALTMGPAIISVVTRFGKVLEPKRAMRTRGWRKLGAAVVRWPGPILVSTIAITMVGLLALPGYHTNYNDREYLPADLPANEGYAAADRHFSQARMNPELLLVESDHDLRNSADFLVIDKIAKAIFRTEGVGRVQAITRPQGTPIEHTSIPFQISMQGTTQKMNEKYQQDMMANMLKQADDMLTTITNMEKMSAITVQMAAVTNSMVTKMKAMTLDIAELRDNISNFDDFFRPIRNYFYWEPHCFNIPGCWALRSIFDTLDGIDVMTDGIQDIIPDMERLNALMPQMVALMPSMIATMKNMRTYMLTMYQTQKGIQDQMSAMQDNSSAMGEAFDAAQNDDSFYLPPETFENEDFKRGMKNFLSPNGHAVRFIISHDGDPLSPEGIQRIDAIKQAAKEAIKGTPLEGSKIYLGGTAATFKDMQDGANWDLIIAGIASIGLIFIIMLIITRSVVAAAVIVGTVTISLGSAFGISVLIWQHLIGIPLHWMVLPMAVIILLAVGADYNLLLVARLKEEIHAGLNTGIIRAMGGSGSVVTAAGLVFAFTMISMAVSELTVIGQVGTTIGLGLLFDTLVIRAFMTPSIAALLGKWFWWPTTVRKRPVPVPWPKPEPVPAGGPSQETSS; encoded by the coding sequence GAGTTCACCTCCGACAGCTCGATCATGATCGTGCTGGAAGCCGATCACAAACTCGACGAAGCCGACCGCGACTTCTACAAGGCGATGATCGCCAAGCTGGAGACCGATCCGATCCACGTCCAGCACATCCAGGATTTCTGGGGTGATCCACTGACCGCGTCCGGTGCGCAGAGCGCCGACGGGCAGTCCACCTACGTGCAGGTCTACACCGCGGGTAACCAGGGCGAGGCGCTGGCCAACGAGTCCATCGAGGCCGTCCAGGACATCGTCTACGGCATGCAGGCGCCGCCCGGCCTGAAGGTCTATGTCACCGGACCCGCTGCGCTGCAAGCGGATCAGCAGATCGCCGGTGACCGCAGTATGCGGATGATCGAGGCGCTGACATTCACCGTCATCATCGTGATGCTGCTCCTCATCTACCGGTCGTTCATCACCATGCTCGTCACCATCGTCATGGTGATGTTCTCCCTGCTGGCCGCCCGCGGCGTGGTGGCCTTCCTGGGCTATCACGAGATCATCGGTCTCTCGACATTCGCCACCAGTCTGCTGGTGACCTTGGCCATCGCCGCCTCCACCGACTACGCGATCTTCCTGCTGGGCCGATATCAAGAGGCACGTGGCGACGGTGAAGACCGGGAATCCGCGTACTACACCATGTTCCACGGCACCGCGCACGTCGTACTCGGCTCGGGTCTGACCATCGCCGGCGCCACGTTCTGCCTGCACTTCACGAACATGCCGTACTTCGTGACCCTGGGCATCCCACTGGCCGTCGGCATGACCGTCGTGGTGCTCGTCGCGCTGACCATGGGCCCGGCCATCATCTCCGTGGTCACCCGGTTCGGGAAGGTCCTGGAGCCCAAGCGCGCCATGCGGACCCGCGGCTGGCGCAAGCTCGGGGCGGCCGTCGTCCGCTGGCCCGGCCCCATCCTGGTCAGCACCATCGCCATCACCATGGTCGGTCTGCTGGCCCTGCCCGGGTATCACACGAACTACAACGACCGCGAGTATCTGCCCGCGGACCTGCCGGCGAACGAGGGCTACGCGGCCGCGGACCGGCATTTCTCTCAGGCCCGGATGAACCCGGAACTGCTGCTGGTGGAAAGCGATCACGATCTGCGCAACTCCGCGGACTTCCTGGTGATCGACAAGATCGCCAAGGCGATCTTCCGGACCGAAGGTGTGGGCCGCGTGCAGGCGATCACCCGCCCGCAGGGGACCCCGATCGAGCACACCTCGATCCCGTTCCAGATCAGCATGCAGGGCACCACGCAGAAAATGAACGAGAAGTACCAGCAGGACATGATGGCCAACATGCTCAAGCAGGCCGACGACATGCTGACGACCATCACCAACATGGAAAAGATGAGCGCCATCACCGTACAGATGGCCGCGGTGACGAATTCCATGGTCACCAAGATGAAGGCGATGACTCTCGATATCGCCGAATTGCGGGACAACATCAGCAATTTCGACGATTTCTTCCGGCCGATCCGCAACTACTTCTACTGGGAACCGCACTGCTTCAACATTCCCGGCTGCTGGGCGCTGCGCTCCATCTTCGACACCCTCGACGGTATCGACGTCATGACCGACGGCATTCAGGACATCATCCCGGACATGGAGCGGCTCAACGCGTTGATGCCGCAGATGGTGGCATTGATGCCGTCGATGATCGCGACGATGAAGAACATGCGCACCTACATGCTGACCATGTATCAGACCCAGAAGGGCATCCAGGATCAGATGTCGGCGATGCAGGACAACTCGTCGGCCATGGGTGAGGCCTTCGACGCCGCGCAGAACGACGATTCCTTCTACCTGCCGCCGGAGACCTTCGAGAACGAAGACTTCAAGCGCGGGATGAAGAACTTCCTGTCCCCCAACGGGCACGCCGTCCGATTCATCATCAGCCATGACGGAGATCCGTTGAGCCCGGAGGGCATCCAGCGCATCGACGCGATCAAGCAGGCCGCCAAGGAAGCCATCAAGGGCACCCCGCTGGAAGGTTCGAAGATCTACCTCGGTGGTACCGCGGCCACCTTCAAGGACATGCAGGACGGCGCGAACTGGGATCTGATCATCGCCGGAATCGCCTCCATCGGGCTGATTTTCATCATCATGCTGATCATCACCCGAAGCGTGGTGGCGGCCGCGGTCATCGTCGGCACGGTCACGATCTCGCTTGGTTCGGCGTTCGGAATCTCGGTGCTCATCTGGCAGCACCTGATCGGGATCCCGCTGCACTGGATGGTGTTGCCGATGGCGGTGATCATCCTGCTGGCCGTCGGCGCGGACTACAACCTGCTGCTGGTCGCGCGACTGAAAGAAGAGATACACGCCGGCCTGAACACCGGCATCATCCGCGCGATGGGCGGCAGCGGTTCGGTGGTCACCGCCGCGGGTCTGGTGTTCGCGTTCACGATGATCTCGATGGCGGTCAGTGAGTTGACGGTGATCGGACAGGTGGGCACCACGATCGGTCTGGGTCTGCTGTTCGACACGTTGGTGATCCGGGCGTTCATGACACCGTCCATCGCGGCGCTGTTGGGTAAATGGTTCTGGTGGCCGACCACGGTGCGCAAACGACCGGTGCCGGTGCCGTGGCCCAAGCCGGAACCGGTCCCGGCCGGCGGCCCCTCCCAGGAAACGAGTTCATGA
- a CDS encoding flavin-containing monooxygenase yields the protein MTQIADLPVAPASRISAQERADAWLSEFETALATRDIARVTGMFAVDSFWRDLVSFTWNLKTMEGRDAIGDMLENRLAGTDPSGFRTREPATDDGDGDGVVSAFIEFETAVGRGTGHLRLKRSDDGADTAWTLLTALQELKGHEERKGPTRVLGAVHGSDPDTRSWAERKADEDRALGYSEQPYILVIGGGQGGIALGARLRQLGVPAIVVDKHERPGDQWRKRYKSLCLHDPVWYDHLPYLPFPQNWPVFAPKDKIGDWLEFYTKVMEVPYWSKTTCLSAAFDESEQRWTVEVDRDGERLTLHPTQLVLATGMSGKPNVPTFPGQDVFAGDQHHSSHHPGPDQYVGKRAVVIGSNNSAHDICKALVENGVDVTMVQRSSTHIVKSDSLMDLGLGDLYSERALAAGMTTEKADLTFASLPYRIMHQFQIPIYDAIRERDKDFYDRLEAAGFDLDWGGDGSGLFMKYLRRGSGYYIDVGACDLIADGSIKLAHGDVSHLTADAVVLADGTELPADVVVYATGFGSMNGWAADLIGQDVADRVGKVWGLGSDTTKDPGPWEGEQRNMWKPTRQPNLWFHGGNLHQSRHYSLYLALQLKARHLGLPTPVYGLQEVHHLS from the coding sequence ATGACACAGATCGCTGATCTTCCCGTTGCCCCCGCCTCGCGCATCTCTGCCCAGGAACGTGCGGACGCCTGGCTCTCCGAGTTCGAGACGGCCCTGGCCACCCGCGATATCGCGCGGGTCACCGGCATGTTCGCCGTCGACAGCTTCTGGCGCGACCTGGTGTCGTTCACCTGGAATCTCAAGACGATGGAGGGCCGCGACGCCATCGGCGACATGTTGGAGAACCGACTGGCCGGCACGGACCCGTCGGGGTTCCGGACCCGCGAGCCCGCCACCGATGACGGTGACGGTGACGGTGTCGTCTCGGCGTTCATCGAGTTCGAGACCGCGGTGGGCCGCGGCACCGGGCACCTGCGCCTGAAAAGAAGCGACGACGGTGCGGACACCGCCTGGACACTGCTGACCGCGCTGCAGGAACTCAAGGGCCACGAGGAACGCAAAGGGCCGACGCGGGTGCTCGGCGCGGTGCACGGATCCGATCCGGACACCCGTTCGTGGGCGGAACGCAAGGCCGACGAAGATCGTGCTCTCGGCTACTCCGAACAACCCTACATCCTGGTGATCGGCGGCGGGCAGGGCGGAATCGCGTTGGGCGCCAGGCTACGTCAGCTCGGGGTGCCGGCCATCGTGGTCGACAAGCACGAACGCCCCGGCGATCAGTGGCGCAAGCGCTACAAGTCGCTGTGCCTGCACGACCCGGTCTGGTACGACCACCTGCCCTACCTGCCGTTCCCGCAGAACTGGCCGGTGTTCGCGCCGAAGGACAAGATCGGCGACTGGCTGGAGTTCTACACCAAGGTCATGGAGGTGCCCTACTGGTCCAAGACCACCTGCCTGTCCGCGGCCTTCGACGAGTCCGAGCAGCGCTGGACCGTCGAGGTGGACCGCGACGGTGAGCGGCTCACCCTGCACCCCACCCAGCTCGTGCTGGCCACCGGCATGTCCGGTAAGCCCAATGTGCCGACGTTCCCCGGCCAGGACGTATTCGCCGGGGACCAACACCATTCCAGCCACCACCCCGGGCCGGATCAGTACGTCGGCAAGCGCGCCGTGGTCATCGGATCCAACAACTCCGCTCATGACATCTGCAAGGCGCTGGTGGAGAACGGCGTCGACGTGACGATGGTGCAGCGCTCATCGACGCACATCGTCAAATCGGACTCGCTGATGGATCTCGGGCTCGGCGACCTCTATTCCGAGCGGGCGCTGGCCGCCGGAATGACCACCGAAAAGGCGGATCTGACGTTCGCCTCACTGCCCTACCGGATCATGCACCAGTTCCAGATTCCGATCTATGACGCAATCCGGGAGCGGGACAAGGACTTTTACGATCGACTCGAGGCCGCCGGTTTCGACCTGGACTGGGGCGGCGACGGTTCCGGGTTGTTCATGAAGTACCTGCGCCGCGGATCCGGCTATTACATCGACGTCGGTGCCTGCGATCTGATCGCCGATGGGAGCATCAAGCTCGCACACGGGGATGTGTCGCACCTGACCGCGGACGCCGTGGTGCTGGCCGACGGCACCGAGTTGCCCGCCGATGTGGTGGTGTACGCCACCGGGTTCGGCTCGATGAACGGTTGGGCCGCCGACCTCATCGGCCAGGACGTCGCCGACCGGGTGGGCAAGGTCTGGGGCCTGGGCAGCGACACCACCAAGGACCCCGGGCCGTGGGAGGGCGAGCAGCGCAACATGTGGAAGCCCACCCGCCAACCCAACCTGTGGTTCCACGGCGGGAATCTCCACCAGTCGCGGCACTATTCGCTGTACCTGGCGCTGCAGTTGAAGGCCCGCCACCTCGGATTGCCGACGCCGGTGTACGGGCTGCAGGAGGTGCACCACCTGTCCTGA
- a CDS encoding acetoin reductase, with protein MTRSIPAPLLGKVALVTGAGRGIGRGIAHELAGQGADLALVDTDAGALAQVCDEITEIGSKSAVFVADVSDRAAVFAAVDHAASALGGFDIMVNNAGIALVGPIAEVTAEQLSTLWAVNVDGVLWGIQAAVAKFRQLGTRGKIINASSIAGHEGFAMLGPYSATKFAVRALTQAAAKEHAADGITVNAYCPGVVGTDMWVEIDKRFAELTGAAEGETFEKFSSTIALGRPETPEDVAGFVAYLAGPGADYMTGQAGLIDGGMVYR; from the coding sequence ATGACACGCTCGATCCCCGCCCCATTGCTCGGCAAGGTGGCCCTGGTGACCGGCGCGGGCCGCGGTATCGGCCGCGGCATCGCCCACGAACTCGCCGGCCAGGGTGCCGACCTGGCGCTGGTGGACACCGATGCCGGTGCACTCGCCCAGGTCTGCGATGAGATCACCGAAATCGGTTCCAAATCCGCGGTATTCGTCGCTGACGTGTCCGACCGCGCCGCCGTCTTCGCCGCCGTCGATCACGCGGCGAGTGCACTCGGCGGATTCGACATCATGGTGAACAATGCCGGCATCGCCCTGGTGGGACCCATCGCCGAGGTGACTGCCGAACAGCTGTCCACACTGTGGGCCGTCAACGTCGACGGTGTGCTGTGGGGCATCCAGGCCGCGGTTGCCAAGTTCCGGCAGCTGGGGACCCGTGGCAAGATCATCAACGCCTCCTCCATCGCTGGGCACGAGGGGTTCGCGATGCTGGGCCCATACAGTGCCACCAAGTTCGCGGTCCGCGCGCTGACCCAGGCGGCGGCCAAGGAGCACGCCGCGGACGGCATCACCGTGAATGCGTACTGCCCGGGTGTCGTCGGCACCGACATGTGGGTCGAGATCGACAAGCGGTTCGCCGAACTGACCGGTGCGGCCGAAGGGGAGACGTTCGAGAAGTTCTCCTCGACCATCGCACTGGGCAGGCCGGAGACGCCGGAGGATGTAGCCGGGTTCGTCGCCTACCTGGCGGGTCCGGGTGCGGACTACATGACGGGACAGGCGGGCCTGATCGACGGGGGCATGGTGTACCGGTGA
- a CDS encoding helix-turn-helix domain-containing protein — protein sequence MAGSSIPEPAVAVGEDPRRYAMLLSEVYDATMAGSRAPARPRPVIADSWNRLLGSGIDPEHHAPPDVDRSGLDLLRQSSGLAAVLEDISRGLESVIADGSNILVVADARGRVLWRSGTPRVLSQADRLGFVEGANWGEPAVGTNAIGTALVSRRAVQIFSAEHFLRSHHTWTCAGAPIRDPRTGHVIGAVDVSGPASTVHPTTIALVDLVARLAESRLREAHERMLNQLRAVAAPMLARMGSPALAVDPEGWVAAVDSLPPHNRILLPQNVNSGRAWIPALGACELEPLSGGWLVRPVEEMSADGPVGRATLDLRTHSAPSLSMTGQSGTWRRDISPRHAEILLVLATHPEGRSAPELAADLYGDRSRVVTVRAEVSRLRRQLVGLIAAQPYRFADGVVVDVCRPSDPRSLLPGSTAPAVRAIRDQSV from the coding sequence ATGGCCGGCTCCTCGATCCCCGAGCCCGCGGTCGCCGTCGGTGAGGACCCGCGTCGATACGCCATGTTGCTGTCCGAGGTGTATGACGCCACGATGGCCGGCTCCCGCGCCCCGGCGAGACCGCGCCCGGTGATCGCCGACTCGTGGAATCGGCTGCTGGGCAGTGGGATCGACCCGGAGCATCACGCGCCGCCGGATGTGGACCGCAGCGGGCTGGATCTGCTGCGGCAGTCCTCCGGCCTGGCCGCGGTGCTCGAGGACATCTCGCGTGGCCTGGAGTCGGTGATCGCCGATGGCAGCAACATCTTGGTGGTGGCCGATGCGCGGGGGCGGGTGCTGTGGCGTTCCGGTACCCCCAGGGTGCTTTCGCAGGCCGACCGGTTGGGTTTTGTGGAGGGCGCGAACTGGGGTGAGCCCGCCGTGGGGACCAATGCCATCGGCACCGCCCTGGTGTCCCGGCGTGCGGTGCAGATCTTCTCCGCCGAGCATTTCCTGCGCAGTCATCACACCTGGACGTGCGCGGGTGCCCCGATCAGGGATCCACGCACCGGGCACGTCATCGGCGCCGTCGACGTGTCCGGGCCGGCCTCGACGGTGCACCCCACCACCATCGCCCTGGTGGATCTGGTCGCCCGACTGGCGGAATCCCGGCTGCGGGAGGCCCACGAACGCATGCTGAATCAGTTGCGGGCAGTGGCCGCGCCGATGCTGGCGCGGATGGGTTCGCCGGCGTTGGCGGTCGACCCCGAAGGGTGGGTGGCCGCGGTGGATTCACTGCCGCCGCACAACCGAATCCTGTTGCCGCAGAACGTCAATTCCGGGCGTGCATGGATTCCCGCGCTCGGTGCCTGCGAGCTGGAGCCGCTGTCGGGTGGCTGGCTGGTACGCCCGGTCGAGGAGATGTCCGCCGACGGCCCGGTGGGGCGCGCGACGCTGGATCTGCGCACCCACAGTGCACCGAGCCTGTCCATGACGGGGCAGTCGGGCACGTGGCGGCGCGACATCTCGCCGCGGCACGCCGAGATCCTGCTGGTGCTCGCCACCCACCCCGAGGGCCGCAGTGCACCGGAACTGGCCGCCGATCTGTACGGCGACCGTTCCCGGGTGGTCACCGTGCGCGCCGAGGTGTCACGGCTGCGTCGACAACTCGTCGGGCTGATCGCCGCCCAGCCCTACCGCTTCGCCGACGGCGTGGTGGTGGACGTGTGCAGGCCGAGCGACCCGCGCTCGTTGTTGCCGGGGTCGACGGCGCCCGCGGTCCGCGCGATCCGCGATCAGAGCGTGTAG
- the ygiD gene encoding 4,5-DOPA dioxygenase extradiol yields MPAAFIGHGSPMNAIDDNRYTAAWRAFGRSAPRPRAILVISAHWYINATAVTAMALPRTIHDFYGFPSELYEIDYPAPGLPELVDEIAEIVAPTWVGADRDSWGIDHGAWSVLVHAFPDADIPVVQLSINAEQTLEYHLELGARLAPLRQRGILVLGSGNIVHNLRTMSAERPDRGFDWATRFDDAARELLTSAPADVLKLREHPDFGLAVPTADHFIPLLYVAGLAADRPADVLVQGYTYGSLSMTSYTL; encoded by the coding sequence ATGCCCGCGGCGTTCATCGGCCATGGCAGCCCGATGAATGCGATCGACGACAACCGCTATACCGCGGCGTGGCGCGCGTTCGGACGGTCGGCGCCACGGCCACGCGCCATTCTGGTGATCAGTGCGCACTGGTACATCAACGCCACCGCCGTCACCGCGATGGCACTGCCGCGCACCATCCACGACTTCTACGGCTTCCCGTCGGAGTTGTACGAGATCGACTATCCCGCACCGGGTCTACCGGAGCTCGTCGATGAGATCGCCGAGATCGTGGCGCCGACGTGGGTCGGCGCCGACCGGGACAGCTGGGGTATCGACCACGGCGCATGGTCGGTGTTGGTGCACGCCTTTCCCGACGCCGACATTCCGGTGGTGCAGCTGTCCATCAACGCCGAGCAGACCTTGGAGTACCACCTCGAGCTGGGCGCCCGGCTGGCGCCGCTTCGGCAACGCGGCATCCTGGTGCTCGGCAGCGGCAATATCGTGCACAATCTGCGCACGATGTCCGCGGAACGCCCCGACCGCGGCTTCGACTGGGCCACCCGATTCGACGATGCGGCGCGCGAGCTGCTCACCTCCGCGCCGGCCGACGTGCTCAAGCTGCGCGAACACCCCGACTTCGGTCTCGCCGTGCCGACCGCCGACCATTTCATCCCGCTGCTGTACGTCGCCGGACTGGCCGCGGACCGCCCCGCCGACGTACTGGTGCAGGGCTACACCTACGGATCGCTGTCGATGACGTCCTACACGCTCTGA
- a CDS encoding DUF5078 domain-containing protein: MKKLTLAGLAAAAALTLAPVAGADATEDYPIPRKILHTPCTAEQILAATRDTDPVYYERYMIDYNNKSPEVHRAVQDRIHWFFSMDYAGRRQYSEDTATNAFYEQLAWNWPNWAKIFFNNKGVVAHSTAVCMNYPPDDMSVWVW, translated from the coding sequence ATGAAAAAGCTCACACTGGCCGGACTCGCGGCCGCCGCCGCACTCACCCTGGCCCCGGTCGCCGGCGCCGATGCCACCGAGGACTACCCCATCCCGCGCAAGATCCTGCACACCCCGTGCACCGCCGAGCAGATCCTGGCCGCCACCCGCGATACCGACCCGGTCTACTACGAGCGCTACATGATCGACTACAACAACAAGTCCCCCGAGGTGCACCGCGCCGTGCAGGACCGCATCCACTGGTTCTTCTCCATGGACTACGCCGGGCGGCGCCAATACTCCGAAGACACCGCCACCAACGCCTTCTACGAACAGCTGGCCTGGAACTGGCCCAACTGGGCCAAGATCTTCTTCAACAACAAGGGCGTCGTCGCCCACTCCACCGCGGTCTGCATGAACTACCCACCCGACGACATGTCCGTCTGGGTCTGGTGA